The Stigmatella aurantiaca DW4/3-1 genome contains the following window.
GGGAGTCCTACGCCGAGACACGAGAGCCGTCATGGGAGGGGCACGGACAGAGAGAGCCGACATGGAGGGAAATGATGCAGAAAATTTTCGAGCTACCTGCAACCCCTTAAGATTGCTGGACTTCTTGAGGTGGAGGCGGCGGGAATCGAACCCGCGCCGGGCGGTGCGAAACCTCTAGCAGAATCGCGCCCTTACCTCGTAACCGCCCGGAATGATTCGGAGTCGTTATCCCGCCGCGTCCCGTGTCGTCCCGTCCTGTCCCAGCACATTCCGCAGGCTCCTGCGACATACGTGCAACATGGCGGACGTGGTGAGCGCTGGGGCGCGTGGTGAGCGTTGGGGCCTCGTGGCCAGCATCCAGGCCGGACGTGTCGGACGCGGGCCGCGCGGCGAGCGCGGGGGCTCGTGGTGAGCGTCCGGGGGCCGGACACATCGGGGGCGGGCCTTGTGGCGAGCGCTGAGTCCTCGTGGCGCCGTCCAGTCCGGACGCGTGGGCAACCCGTAGGGCTTGGGCCTCGCGGTGTGCGCTGTGGGGCTCGTAGTGAGCGCTAGTGCCTCGTGGTGCGTCTAGGCAGACCGACCCCGGCCACGTCGGAGCGGGCCTCGTGGCGAGCGCTGGGGCGCTTCTTGGTGCGTTGGGGCTCGTGGCGAGCGTCCAAGCCGGACACTTAGACGCGCCCTTTCTGGCGCTCGCTGGTTCGCGGCGTCCGCGCCCTTTCTCGCGCGCCCGCTCGCGTGTGGAGCTTGGAGCAAACCCACCCCAACGGCTGCGCGGCGCCTAACTATGCCCGCTGGCGCGCCAGGGTGGCAGCTATCAGCAGCACGTACGAGGCGCCCGATATGAGAGGCTATTCAGGAGCACTTGTCTCGGAGTCTATCAGTTGCGCCTGGATCGCAGATTGGAGGACCTGGGTAGGAGCTGACGTGCTCGATAGCACAATCGAGAGTTGAAAGCGGGCACGTGTGAACGCGAGATACATCTCACGGAGAGCCTGCTGCTCAAGGGTAGCCGCTAGCGCTGCATTGCCGTCGATACGCGGGGGAACAACGCCCTGCTCAAGTCCAACGCAAATTACAGCGTCAAACTCTTGCCCGCCAATCGTTTCCGGACGCGAAAGGACAACGAGAGGCTTCCCGGACTGGATCCGCTCGCCTCGTTGCTCAAGCACCAAGAACGGGAACTTTGCTGAGGTAAGCCTTGTAACAAGCTCACTCCAGTAGCGTTCTGCATGACAGACTACGGCAATCTGGCGAATGTTGTTCTTCCTCAACGCCTGAATTTGCCTTAGCACAGCCGTACTGAGAAGCGAGGGCGCTGCAATGGCTATTCGCGGCTTGGCAACAAGTGGGTGATCTGAAGGGAGACTCGCCTTACAGGTAGCAGTGAAGTCGGGGAAGTCGGGGCCGAACAGATCGGTAGTGCGCTGAATTACATGGAACGCCAACTTGATGATCGGGAGTGCGCTGCGGTGAACCATTTGCAGAGTTTCGCTGGCTACCGTTTCAAAGCCGAGCAAACCCAGCCCAGGCATCGAGGTAGCTCTGATTTGCTGTGCTTCATCCATTGCAAGAACTGCCTCTACATGCCCTGATCCTCCTCGTGTCATCAACGGAAAGAGTCGCCGCTCATTCTCATTGAACAGTTGAGCCTCGTCGACGAATACACAGTCACAGCCTTGCTTTTTCCGCTTCATCTCCCAGATCGGCGTGTGAAGCCGAGCAAGCAGCGATACCGCGATATCATCGCAGTCGAGCATTTCCAGCTCTTCAAATACCTTGGTGTGGTATTTCTCGAAGATCTCAAAGACAAGGCTTCGCTCGTTGACCTGGAGAGCGCCGTGCAACCGACTGAGGCGACGATCTGATTCGACGTAGCGCTTTCGTTCGTGAGTTAGGCCATGCCCCTTGATTGCCACCGAGATCTCGTCGGCAATGAGGCTGATCAGAACTGCCTTGACTTCATCGCTCGTTTTCGCCTGACCAAGAATCGGGGCTTCTGCGATGCTCTTGGCTTGTTGCCGCAATACTTCCTCAAATGATTCCGCTACAAAATCCCGCTGATACCGCTTCGTCTCAAACGCATCAGGGTGAATAACAGGCGAGTCTTCGAGCCCAAGTATGTTACGACTGTATTCAAGCAGCGTCGTAATCTCAAGCCTTTGGGTGGAGCCAGGCAAGAATCTCCCTGCACCGAGGGTCAGAAATCGCTGGTGCGTTGTATGGAGCATCGCCGCATTATGCACAATGTAA
Protein-coding sequences here:
- a CDS encoding UvrD-helicase domain-containing protein, giving the protein MKRQAHFLAITQQTASWLLTNTNYMRAVAAAIDQLASTSALNRSVLAVGSFRASATNDGRTVAIWNVDYLSNKGEESWAIVQLVDPFGLLSHSEVIDEVFERILFVANQRLQGLLVDVAFIPRHFPENVHTCIAGRGAEARQYRIGWSEQSVQTDTSEAKAIAIVGPTREADEFHEVVRVAAKTLPGLVRGANDLLSVVASRPPLETALFSTLADRFRPATADRFEDGPVAPPGLDTVAELEQVYATQDWTYEQWMSPTSPLTATQRGILQGDLFKRQPLRIIGAAGSGKTLLMMLLALRRLVEAESSGQPLRLLYIVHNAAMLHTTHQRFLTLGAGRFLPGSTQRLEITTLLEYSRNILGLEDSPVIHPDAFETKRYQRDFVAESFEEVLRQQAKSIAEAPILGQAKTSDEVKAVLISLIADEISVAIKGHGLTHERKRYVESDRRLSRLHGALQVNERSLVFEIFEKYHTKVFEELEMLDCDDIAVSLLARLHTPIWEMKRKKQGCDCVFVDEAQLFNENERRLFPLMTRGGSGHVEAVLAMDEAQQIRATSMPGLGLLGFETVASETLQMVHRSALPIIKLAFHVIQRTTDLFGPDFPDFTATCKASLPSDHPLVAKPRIAIAAPSLLSTAVLRQIQALRKNNIRQIAVVCHAERYWSELVTRLTSAKFPFLVLEQRGERIQSGKPLVVLSRPETIGGQEFDAVICVGLEQGVVPPRIDGNAALAATLEQQALREMYLAFTRARFQLSIVLSSTSAPTQVLQSAIQAQLIDSETSAPE